From Leifsonia sp. fls2-241-R2A-40a, one genomic window encodes:
- a CDS encoding cell wall-binding repeat-containing protein — translation MNDFRRRRVRTVLLGAVTAVAAILGLAVAPLSASAATTYSLSGTITYAGAATTTSNTETGVRLYPVSGDGNIGGRYVTVANAAGGTTSWSISGVAPGRYRIFAQQFLQGDNVGPGTAGTWYGGSATEDGGTIVTVDHNLTGLTIDRPAAGSISGTITGPAGKTSPDVVEAWPYDKTTGLFERAVGFGDVNTSGSGNYTIRNLNPGTYVVRFGGPFTTMDPPASTQYYPSADNLWDSHLVTVTAGQNVTGIDGTVGNWSWYSGRISGGDRFETSSAISSSFYNDGASFGAGPVVYVANGMVFPDALGASAAAAWWGGPLLLTRQDFVPAAIVTELKRLKPSKIVVAGGLNAVGASAFSQLKPLAPTVTRIAGDDRFATSRAVVQDAFAGETSVNALFIATGTNFPDALVAGSAAGHDHGPLVLVNGSAGALDSATKSLITSLSPKRIYLVGGVNSVSAGIQADLGKLGAPSVLRLSGADRFATAQAVNQEVFRFADEAYVASGLGFPDALSISAIAGAIGSPLLLAPPQCIPYGEVVDSTTLGVSTYWAVGGTNALSSNITSLAVCPQGLYGSSAPVTGKSADTTVLQPASPQPADPSTLRGTLSGAKELLTRH, via the coding sequence GTGAATGACTTCAGACGGCGCCGCGTGCGCACAGTCCTCCTCGGCGCCGTCACGGCGGTCGCGGCCATCCTCGGGCTCGCTGTAGCCCCGCTCAGCGCCTCAGCGGCGACCACCTACTCGCTCAGCGGCACGATCACGTACGCCGGCGCCGCCACGACGACCTCGAACACGGAGACGGGCGTCCGGCTGTACCCGGTATCCGGCGACGGCAACATCGGTGGCCGCTATGTGACCGTCGCGAACGCGGCCGGCGGGACCACCTCGTGGAGCATCAGCGGCGTCGCGCCGGGCCGCTACCGCATCTTCGCCCAGCAGTTCCTCCAGGGCGACAACGTCGGCCCCGGCACGGCGGGCACCTGGTACGGCGGCTCGGCCACGGAAGACGGCGGGACGATCGTCACGGTCGACCACAACCTCACCGGACTCACGATCGACCGTCCCGCGGCGGGATCCATCAGCGGGACGATCACGGGGCCGGCCGGGAAGACGTCCCCGGACGTCGTCGAGGCGTGGCCCTACGACAAGACCACCGGCCTCTTCGAGCGCGCCGTCGGTTTCGGCGACGTGAACACCAGCGGTTCGGGCAACTACACGATCCGCAATCTCAACCCCGGGACGTACGTCGTCCGCTTCGGCGGCCCGTTCACGACCATGGATCCGCCGGCGTCGACGCAGTACTACCCGAGCGCCGACAACCTGTGGGACTCGCACCTCGTCACCGTCACCGCCGGGCAGAACGTGACCGGCATCGACGGCACGGTCGGGAACTGGAGCTGGTACAGCGGCCGCATCTCGGGCGGTGACCGCTTCGAGACCAGCTCGGCCATCTCGTCCAGCTTCTACAACGACGGTGCGTCGTTCGGTGCAGGTCCCGTCGTCTACGTCGCCAACGGAATGGTGTTCCCGGATGCGCTCGGCGCCAGCGCTGCCGCCGCCTGGTGGGGCGGCCCGCTGCTGCTCACCCGGCAGGACTTCGTCCCGGCCGCGATCGTGACCGAGCTCAAGCGGCTGAAGCCGTCGAAGATCGTCGTGGCCGGCGGCCTGAACGCCGTCGGCGCTTCCGCGTTCAGCCAGCTGAAGCCTCTCGCTCCCACGGTCACCCGTATCGCGGGCGACGACCGGTTCGCGACCTCCCGGGCTGTGGTCCAGGATGCCTTCGCGGGCGAGACCTCGGTGAACGCCCTGTTCATCGCCACCGGAACCAACTTCCCGGATGCCCTCGTCGCCGGGTCCGCGGCCGGGCACGACCACGGTCCGCTCGTGCTCGTCAACGGCTCCGCCGGCGCGCTCGACAGCGCCACCAAGTCGCTCATCACCTCGCTGTCGCCGAAGCGGATCTACCTCGTCGGAGGCGTGAACAGCGTCTCGGCGGGCATTCAGGCCGACCTCGGAAAGCTCGGCGCCCCCTCGGTGCTGCGCCTGTCCGGCGCCGACCGCTTCGCGACCGCGCAGGCCGTCAACCAGGAGGTCTTCCGGTTCGCCGACGAGGCGTACGTCGCCAGCGGGCTCGGCTTCCCGGACGCGCTCTCGATCTCGGCGATCGCCGGTGCGATCGGTTCGCCGCTGCTGCTGGCTCCGCCGCAGTGCATCCCGTACGGCGAGGTGGTCGATTCGACCACGCTCGGCGTCTCGACGTACTGGGCGGTCGGAGGCACGAACGCGCTGAGCTCGAACATCACCAGCCTCGCGGTCTGCCCGCAGGGCCTGTACGGCTCGTCCGCCCC
- a CDS encoding S53 family serine peptidase produces the protein MTDPEQPLDLVPLPGSERPDRPGFQSHGGLARDSRVEATLVLRRRAELPESAFTQPLTRDELAERYGASPDDLELVRTTLENAGLTIDEVDAGARRVRVSGPVQTVARVFGTDLATSTPEDAGDDAPTYRQRTGGLSIPAALSGVVTAVLGLDDRPQARAQFRYVPAAAVNTSYTPPQLGTVYSFPEGTDGGGQTIAIIELGGGYVQSDLDTYFAGLGIPTPSVRAVGVDGGSNAPEGNPNGADGEVMLDIEVAGALAPKAEIVVYFAPNTDAGFLDAVSTAAHADPTPAAISISWGQSEDQWTAQARTAFDQALQDAAALGVTTTAAAGDDGSSDRVGDGRPHVDFPASSPHALACGGTRLEADTSTGAVQSETVWNNGTGGGATGGGVSAVFPLPSWQAGVGVPSGAGGTDAGGASNGPGGRGVPDVSAVADPQTGYRIRVDGQDTVIGGTSAVAPLWAALVARLVQSTGRPLGLAQPKLYDSVPAGTVADGFRDITTGDNGAYRATAGWDACTGLGVPDGSRLLSSL, from the coding sequence ATGACCGATCCGGAACAGCCCCTCGACCTCGTCCCCCTGCCCGGCAGCGAACGCCCCGACCGGCCCGGCTTCCAGTCGCACGGCGGCCTCGCGCGCGACTCTCGGGTGGAGGCCACGCTCGTGCTGCGTCGCCGGGCCGAGCTGCCCGAGAGCGCGTTCACGCAGCCCCTCACCCGCGACGAGCTGGCCGAGCGCTACGGAGCGTCGCCGGACGACCTCGAACTCGTCCGCACCACCCTCGAAAATGCAGGCCTGACCATCGACGAAGTGGATGCGGGCGCCCGCCGGGTGCGCGTCTCCGGCCCGGTCCAGACCGTGGCCCGGGTGTTCGGCACCGACCTGGCGACGTCCACCCCGGAGGACGCGGGCGACGACGCGCCGACCTACCGGCAGCGCACCGGCGGCCTGAGCATCCCGGCCGCATTGTCCGGCGTCGTCACCGCAGTGCTCGGGCTCGACGACCGGCCGCAGGCGCGAGCGCAGTTCCGTTACGTCCCGGCCGCAGCCGTCAACACGAGCTACACGCCTCCGCAGCTCGGGACGGTGTACTCCTTCCCGGAGGGGACGGACGGCGGCGGGCAGACGATCGCGATCATCGAACTCGGCGGCGGCTACGTTCAGTCCGACCTCGACACCTACTTCGCCGGCCTCGGCATCCCGACCCCCAGCGTGCGGGCGGTCGGCGTCGACGGCGGATCCAACGCTCCGGAAGGCAACCCGAACGGCGCCGACGGCGAGGTGATGCTCGACATCGAGGTGGCAGGCGCGCTGGCCCCGAAGGCGGAGATCGTCGTGTACTTCGCACCCAACACCGACGCCGGGTTCCTGGATGCGGTGAGCACGGCCGCGCACGCCGACCCGACGCCAGCCGCGATCAGCATCAGCTGGGGCCAGTCGGAGGACCAGTGGACCGCCCAGGCGCGCACCGCGTTCGACCAGGCCCTGCAGGATGCTGCAGCTCTCGGCGTCACCACGACCGCGGCGGCCGGTGACGACGGGAGCAGTGACCGGGTCGGCGACGGACGTCCGCACGTCGACTTCCCCGCATCCTCCCCGCACGCACTCGCGTGCGGCGGCACGCGGCTCGAAGCGGACACCTCGACCGGCGCCGTGCAGTCGGAGACGGTCTGGAACAACGGGACGGGTGGCGGAGCGACCGGCGGCGGAGTCAGCGCCGTGTTCCCCCTCCCGTCGTGGCAGGCCGGGGTCGGCGTCCCGTCGGGCGCAGGCGGAACGGACGCGGGCGGCGCGAGCAATGGTCCGGGCGGACGCGGGGTGCCGGACGTGTCGGCGGTCGCCGACCCACAGACCGGCTACCGCATCCGCGTGGACGGGCAGGACACCGTCATCGGCGGCACCAGCGCGGTCGCACCGCTCTGGGCGGCGCTGGTGGCGCGGCTCGTCCAGTCGACGGGTCGCCCGTTGGGGCTCGCGCAGCCGAAGCTCTACGACTCCGTTCCGGCCGGCACGGTCGCTGACGGGTTCCGCGACATCACCACCGGGGACAACGGGGCGTACCGCGCCACCGCCGGGTGGGATGCGTGCACCGGTCTCGGAGTGCCCGACGGATCCCGGCTGCTCTCGTCGCTCTAA
- a CDS encoding phospholipid carrier-dependent glycosyltransferase, with translation MTSAPATDAPAAHLAAVRTGTRLDDWWARVLGTPTRMRVWFWGAPIAVTLIAAVLRLWNLGAPHSLVFDETFYVKDSWSLWNLGYEGSWPDKADPRFAAGQTGIFESDPSFVAHPPLGKWLIGLGMAATGPGNSFGWRVSTAIAGTIAVLLVFLIARTLFRSTMLATIAGFLFAIDGHAIVMSRVALLDNFVMFFALLAFGCILLDRRWAADRLAAKVAAARSSGQDPAWGPALWWRPWLVAAGLLCGLCAGVKWTGFYFLAFFAVYTVIVDAVARRREKLPFYVSGALLKQAPATFVLMVPIAFVAYVATWAGWIFSSNGYYRHWAESVHTQWSGALGWVPLWVQNLWHYQTEMYNYSINLHTPHPYQSNPLTWTLMLRPTSMYYVGTTQGQHGCTANACSAAITSLGNPLIWWAGTAALLFVVYLLVRYRDWRLGLILTGLAAGYLPWWLYMGRTIFTFYAIAFEPYLILALVAVIGMVLGRRTDPEPRRRRGIVWTGAFLVACTLVSIFFWPIWTGQQVPFWFWQIHMWLPSWV, from the coding sequence GTGACTTCCGCTCCCGCGACCGATGCTCCGGCCGCGCACCTCGCCGCAGTACGCACGGGCACCCGCCTGGACGACTGGTGGGCGCGCGTCCTGGGGACGCCCACGCGGATGCGGGTCTGGTTCTGGGGCGCGCCGATCGCGGTGACGCTGATCGCAGCGGTGCTGCGGCTCTGGAACCTCGGCGCTCCGCACTCGCTCGTCTTCGACGAGACCTTCTACGTGAAGGACTCCTGGAGCCTGTGGAACCTCGGTTACGAGGGCAGCTGGCCCGACAAGGCCGACCCGCGCTTCGCCGCCGGCCAGACCGGGATCTTCGAGTCGGATCCGTCGTTCGTCGCGCATCCGCCGCTCGGCAAGTGGCTGATCGGACTCGGGATGGCCGCCACCGGGCCCGGCAACTCGTTCGGGTGGCGCGTGTCCACCGCGATCGCCGGCACGATCGCGGTCCTGCTGGTGTTCCTGATCGCGCGCACCCTGTTCCGCTCCACGATGCTCGCCACGATCGCCGGCTTCCTGTTCGCCATCGACGGTCACGCCATCGTGATGAGCCGAGTCGCGCTGCTGGACAACTTCGTGATGTTCTTCGCGCTGCTGGCGTTCGGCTGCATCCTGCTCGACCGCCGCTGGGCCGCGGACCGGCTTGCGGCGAAGGTGGCCGCCGCGCGGTCCTCCGGCCAGGATCCGGCCTGGGGACCGGCCCTCTGGTGGCGCCCGTGGCTCGTCGCCGCCGGGCTGCTGTGCGGGCTCTGCGCGGGCGTGAAGTGGACGGGCTTCTACTTCCTCGCCTTCTTCGCCGTCTACACGGTGATCGTGGATGCGGTGGCCCGCCGCCGCGAGAAGCTGCCGTTCTATGTCAGCGGCGCCCTGCTTAAGCAGGCGCCGGCGACCTTCGTGCTGATGGTGCCGATCGCCTTCGTCGCGTACGTCGCGACCTGGGCCGGATGGATCTTCAGCAGCAACGGCTACTACCGGCACTGGGCCGAATCCGTGCACACGCAGTGGTCGGGTGCGCTCGGCTGGGTTCCCCTGTGGGTGCAGAACCTCTGGCACTACCAGACGGAGATGTACAACTACAGCATCAACCTGCACACGCCGCATCCCTACCAGTCGAACCCGCTGACATGGACGCTGATGCTGCGTCCGACCAGCATGTACTACGTCGGCACGACGCAGGGGCAGCACGGCTGCACGGCGAACGCGTGCTCCGCGGCGATCACGTCGCTGGGCAACCCGCTGATCTGGTGGGCCGGGACGGCGGCGCTGCTGTTCGTCGTGTACCTGCTGGTCCGCTACCGCGACTGGCGGCTCGGGCTCATCCTCACCGGCCTCGCCGCCGGGTACCTGCCGTGGTGGCTGTACATGGGCCGGACGATCTTCACCTTCTACGCGATCGCGTTCGAGCCGTACCTGATCCTGGCGCTCGTGGCGGTCATCGGGATGGTGCTCGGCCGGCGCACCGACCCAGAACCGCGCCGCCGCAGAGGGATCGTCTGGACGGGCGCGTTCCTGGTCGCCTGCACCCTGGTCAGCATCTTCTTCTGGCCGATCTGGACCGGGCAGCAGGTGCCGTTCTGGTTCTGGCAGATCCACATGTGGCTGCCCAGCTGGGTGTGA
- the rsmI gene encoding 16S rRNA (cytidine(1402)-2'-O)-methyltransferase has protein sequence MIILAATPIGNLGDASRRLVEVLGSATVVAAEDTRVAQRLLAGLGVENRPRLIALHDHNERDRAGELVELARDQDVVVLSDAGMPTVSDPGFHLVEAAAAAGVGVTALPGPSAVLTALAVSGLPTDRFTFEGFLPRKQGERQSALRALAAEPRTMVFFESPNRLAASLADIATVLGEDRRAVVARELTKLFEEVRRGTAAELAAWAADGVRGEIVIVVAGAPARAADPETALEQVLALVAAGTRLKDAAAEVAEATGLGKRDLYQAALGRRG, from the coding sequence ATGATCATCCTGGCCGCGACCCCGATCGGCAACCTCGGCGACGCATCCAGGCGGCTGGTGGAGGTGCTCGGCTCGGCGACGGTGGTCGCCGCGGAGGACACCCGCGTCGCACAGCGGCTCCTGGCGGGCCTGGGGGTGGAGAACCGGCCGCGGCTGATCGCGCTGCACGATCACAACGAGCGCGACCGCGCGGGCGAGCTGGTGGAGCTGGCACGCGATCAGGATGTGGTGGTGCTGTCCGACGCCGGGATGCCGACGGTGTCCGACCCCGGTTTCCACCTCGTCGAGGCCGCGGCCGCCGCGGGTGTCGGGGTGACCGCACTGCCCGGACCGTCGGCGGTGCTCACGGCGCTCGCCGTGTCCGGGCTCCCGACCGACCGCTTCACATTCGAGGGCTTCCTCCCGCGCAAGCAGGGGGAGCGCCAGTCGGCGCTGCGCGCGCTCGCCGCCGAGCCGCGCACCATGGTGTTCTTCGAGTCGCCGAACCGGCTCGCCGCCTCCCTCGCCGACATCGCGACGGTGCTGGGGGAGGACCGGCGTGCGGTCGTCGCACGCGAGCTGACGAAGCTGTTCGAGGAGGTGCGCCGCGGCACCGCAGCGGAGCTCGCGGCCTGGGCGGCCGACGGCGTGCGCGGCGAGATCGTCATCGTCGTCGCGGGGGCGCCTGCGCGGGCCGCCGACCCCGAGACCGCGCTCGAGCAGGTGCTCGCGCTCGTCGCCGCAGGCACGCGGCTCAAGGATGCGGCGGCGGAGGTCGCCGAGGCAACGGGCCTGGGCAAGCGCGACCTCTACCAGGCGGCGCTGGGCCGCCGCGGCTGA